The Alosa alosa isolate M-15738 ecotype Scorff River chromosome 3, AALO_Geno_1.1, whole genome shotgun sequence nucleotide sequence tgaaatgaccactttcactcacctgatgagaacttgtgaatttgtgtgaacatttgaatgagtgaataaaaaatagaaataattatcccagaaagtcccagaaatatgacttgaatagaagttagttagttagttattaaaaaTCAATTGATACACttctagaatactttgagcactaatGCAGTCAGCCTcttgcattgtttgcaggtaggcctacgtttcattccgttttcaatggcaaacgcaaaacagcgccaaaacaaccaccagtggacaaaaagagtattacatgtgtactgttaagactcgccatagagaatgaatgggggaaattacggaagttatagtttgacgatgtcgtactcccatgcgggccagatgctatataccgcggacatgttttggggggccacccgtagtttggggaccactgccttgtaatatagctgacatatgtaagtcactttggtcaagaagtgtctgctaaatgtaatgtaatgtaaatgattatttgtgaaattgtgtaaacaggcgcaacacatttgaaaaggaaggactggtagcattctgtcggagggtcattgaacaatttctagcaggcaagggagggtcatgcaacttttgacttttgcactcaaaattcctccggtggccccttcaataaataacgaacagtccctagattgctgctgggctatatgtcttggttcatgtctgttaacaactcattgccgtcaaacacgtagcctatctcgcggttgcatcctttaaaaacaaacatgcaatgtgaacgtctgggattgggaagagcactaaatgctctactgaataagcatgaagtcaaacctttaaatgaaaaacactcttttaatctctaatgaagtaaacttgtgactaTCGTTTATcgccagtggtggaggaagtactgaaactcagtacttaagtaaaagtacaaatacacagagaaatatttacttttagtaaaagtaaaagtaccacaatgacaaccctacttaagtaaaagtaaaaaagtacctgcttttaaatgtacttttaagtattaaaagtaaaagtatttgcataatgatttattctcttaatatctatattctaaaggaaaaaatcagtatgggctgtggcattttaattaagctagttttaggttatactcgactagatagttttaagctaatgcaattgtgcttgccacctgtggcccagtttacattctgacctacaagactgtaattctggttactAGGGtaatctgctgagtaatatcattcagcaaaacacgagagcctgaagtttaacggggtagacaagggaaacgtcgggtggatcgtaatgccaattatgctgattgaacagaaaagttgctgagaaaggtgtctttatgattaagttcagtttcacttgtgcaggcgatagacattgaatggccacgttactacccccaattgtaggctatgcatctttatttaatcacacacaattaaagaatatttcctaatctggaaaatgttacgttttttttcccgccaccggttcattaatagtctaccattcatttgtgcgcAAATGATCaggcgtgtgacagaagcatgggcatagcctgtaacttcgctgatccgcggatagcaatctcatcggagaggaggccctaacgctgcagataacagacagagaaaggcacagaacacagttgcatgtacagtgtagccatgggtctggtgaaagcagcctaccgaatgcagatggctacaagctcacgctttgcctggtctagactagaagcttatgtttctaagaattcGCGTGAaggctccagaatctttggtagcaacccgcccctggtaaaaaaaagcgtgtttgtcagagaaaaaaaaactgatcataaaatgtatcgtaaaaaggaacgatggtgttgtagaaatgtagtggagtaaaagtacagataattgctgtaaaatgtaaaagcaaaaagtcaaaagtatgcactatacattttacttaagtaaagtacaaatacgtggaaaatttacttaaaaggctgagacacggcaggtgaaaacatcgtttttcatgcactggtcaattcgagattttgagctagtatgttaccttagcatgtattctatcacactactacaacaaaaagtccgatttacacatttaggtgtttatttcattatattgtgtctaccggcctgtatatttctcctaaattcagcaaaagttagcattctaaccttgcatgcactcatgaccgtggtccaaaacataacatgtgtactaccgttggaaagctctgtttttcctgtatcacgctatgtgatccatatatggacacttcctttgtatcagtaaccaatcgcttgaaagttcaaaggcgagtctaggctgagaagcggaatctcattggctgtctttcaaggctgtttttctcaaaatgagtttccactcacactctgagctcaaaaactccacttcagaagcatacatacaccaaactttctagacttatgcctaactatatgtcgaagatttctacagaggggtttgttgatatattattcctagcctgacttacatgacattttatgcctaaaaacatggaaaaagcgattttttagggctagtgacataattttctgatttacaggataacaaaagtagatattcataaatccctctgtaaatgtttttcccatctaatatctgaacacaatgaaaacataattttgaacttggctgtatcaatgctcaggtttcgtgccttaaaatgtatgcaaattagcatatttaattagataatgcctaatttgcatatgtgctttgataaattacagcaaacttgtaatacatttttttttctcatattaatgtaagtaatcaactggggaagtttcatagtgatatctgcttgttaaaaaatttaccctattcacctgtagtgtctcgccttaagtacagtaacgaagtatttgtacttcgttacattccaccactgcctattttctgtgtgcatctgtacaataaaagacacagctttgggctgcagagtcagagactgatggtAAAAGGAATCCTTCCTTACACTAGCACGCTCTcctcttggtaccagagtttgtgggcaaagccatactatgtgttgtggttcttgtatctatgtgttggggttaaattccctgacagtGAATTTAGGTTGGCTTCCAGACTACAACTCCACAACATATGCACAGAAAGACAAGGCACAGACCCTTGATCTGACTCTCACAGTCTCCTCACTTTCTCAGCAGAAGAAACTGTGAAAGGCAGCTAAGAGTTGGGAAAGCATTTCCGATTTCACTGGAGCAGGGCCTTTATTTTGATTGCTAATataagtatgtgtatttgtgtctacacattcacccacacacactacatactgtatgtgcatcaGAACATAATCACAGACAACTGAATGGGTTTTGTTTCCATGTTAACTGTTAATCTCCTGCATGTCTCTATTCTGCTATAACAGTTATCAGGGAGGAAACTCGTGAAGAGAGGTATGCAATGAAAAACTCTGTTCAAACTTTAGGTCAGTATGGATCCCTTTATGTTTGGCTCTATATGACTGGCAGCTGTCTATAATATATTTGCCTTTAAGCACTATAAGGTCTGACTGTATATCCTTGTGGTTTCAATTAGCTTACTGTCCTTAGAATCAGAATTAAACGTTTTATTGCTTACTATCATAAGGAATATGATCCGGTCGTTGGTGTCTGTAGCTGTATGTATGTACCAAAAATATAAATGTCATAGCagatcatttttacatttttattgccattattatatactgtgtgtgtgcgtgtgtgtctttaaaTGACACTTAATGGAATTATACATCAAATACAAAAAGTTAAGCAAACCAATGGATTGTCAGTTTGCATTTCATATCACTACTACTGTATGCCATTGCTGTTTCCATGTTACTTCTACACAAATTGTTATTTTACGTTTGCACATTGGTGAGGGAACTACTGAATTTCAacatttcattaggctacactGGTTCTCGTCAAGTCACTGAATTGgcaaaagagaaagacaagacAGTAAAGGTGAAAGAAAAGCTACGGGGGTCACTGGAAAAGAAACCACAGGAGCTGGCAACCCcatcactgaaaaaagagatgaaactagagagagagaaacagctggaggagagagataaacagctggaggagaaaaacaaacagctggaggagagaaataaacagctagaggagaaaaacaaacagctggaggagagagataaacagctggaggagaaaaataaacagctggaggagagagataaacagctggaggagagaaataaacagctggaggagagggataaacagctggaggagagggataaacagctggaggagagagagaaacagctggaggagagagataaacagctggaggagaaaaacaaacagctggaggagagagataaacagctggaggagataaataaacagctggaggagagggataaacagctggaggagataaacaaacagctggaggagagaaataaacagctggaggagagagataaacagctggaggagagggataaacagctggaggagagagataaacagctggaggagataaataaacagctggaggagagagagaaacagctgGAGGAAAGAAACAAACGGTtggaacagagagacagacggctggaggagagagagaaacagctggaagagagagataaacggttagaagagagagacaagcagctggaggagagaaacaagcagctggaggagagagataaacagctggaggagagagacaagcagctggaggagagagacaagcagctggaggagagaCAAGCAGCTGGAAGTAGTACAACATCAGATGGGTGAATGAGTTCCATGATTAGCATGTTTAGCTGTCTACCCTACACATGATTTAGCTGTCTACCCTACACAAGTCTATATAGATATATGTGGTACCTTTTTGTCAAATAACTTTTTGTACCCTCAAATCCATCCACAAAATTAAAAGATGAAAATTGAAACAGTTTGTACCGGTAGAATATATTCAATTCAGTATATAAATTGGGTAATACTGAAAATTGTTTGTGTCATTTTCTTTGTAAAGTCAAAAACTAGTTTTACAATTAagtcctgacacacacaactTACGATACATATGAGACACTTTTGATCCCCAAGGATGTGCCAAAGTCTGTGTACCTGCAGAAAATATgtaactgtaggatgatttgtagtTGTAAAACCAATCCATACCCATAAaatagatttgtaagtgtaatgcatatttgtaatattgacaattacttgtatGAATCATTTTAACAGTTACATATtatttctacagtttcaaaatgtgatacacacatacaaaacatatgATTCAATTTAATTCCATATTACTGCCAATGGAAGGAAAAGTAGGTTGTAGATGTGGCAGCAATCTGGTTAAAAGGGAGAAGGGGAAAAGGCAACatttcagtcacacacataagTGATGAACAGCACAATTAGTGCAAACATACAAGGCACTAGGTCCAAATAGTTGATTACAGTGAATGCTGTTaattaaaacaataaataaaatctaTTTTTGGAGCCTATAGTCTGCAGACATTCTCCTTCCTCAGTCTCTGACATGTTTTTCTCCCAGTGTCTCCTGCTGTGTCTGAGCTGAGGCTGGTGCTGCTGGGGGGGAGCACAGCTGGGAAGAGGGCAGCAGGAAACACCATCctgggcactcacacacacatccacagagacCCAGCACAGTGAGAGCAGACAGGGGGAGGTGGCTGGGAGACGGGTGACCGTGGTGGACACTCCAGACTGGTTCTGCAGTGGACTCTCTGAGAAGGACATGAGACAGGACGTGGGGCTTTGTGTCCGTCTGTCTGCCCCAGGACCTCACGCCTTCCTCCTGGTGATTCCAGTGGAGCCGtctgaaggggaggagaggaggatgctggAGAAAATGGAAGATATTTTTGGGGAGGGCTGTTGGGGGCACACACTGATCCTCTTCACCCATGCTgaggggctgagagagaggagtgtggagGAGTTGCTCCAGACAGGGAGCCAGGAGCTCCAGCAGCTGGTAGAGAAATGTGGCAACAGGTGTCACCTTCTCAACATTAAGGACAGACCTGATGACACTAACATCACTCAGCTGCTAGAGAAGATAGAAgagatggtgtcaggaaacagagagagaatctACAGCAGTGAGACCTGAGAGGCTGAGACAacaaagatagagagaagaatGAAGGAGGAATTGAATGAATGAAGAGAAAGGAAAGACAAGAGGAAGACAGATGAAGAGTAAGCATGAGAAGgaaatgaaaaaccttttgaaCAAATTGAAGGGAGAAATTCAAGAGAAAGAAGAATATATTTTTGTATCTAGAGGGAAGAATAGCAGAGCTGCAGAAAGAACTAGAGGAGGAAAAGAATGGAGAGAACAGGTGAGAGCTGGAGACAGttgaaggaagagagggagaaaagaaaagaggtggagatggagagactgCAAGAGGAGTttcagaaagagaagagagagatggaggagagacacagagaggagatggaggagatgagACAGAGCAATGAGAGAGACCAGACATGTGAGAAATGTGAGACACAAAAAAGTGAGTAACCTCATGAAGGTCATCCGGACAGATCTGATGACAAACATCAATGTTTTTAAAGTGAATATGGAGGCAGAGTTCaacagacagatggaggagaagacTATGGAGAGAATGAGACGGATGATAAGACGAGAGTCTCAGGGTAAGATTATGTATCAGGCCTCTCAGAGACTGGACACATCTCTCCGCAGTGTAAAGAGCTCTAATGGTTAGGCCAGGATCTCAAAATCCTCCCCCAGGTTAACTTGCACTGTATTTCAAAGGCTATATTTGGAGCGTACATATATATTTTGGCCAAATTCTTATTGCCTGAAAGTTCttctgggtggaaacaaatacacacagtctgcttgttttatttgttaAAAGGGTCATCATCTATAGATAATTTGttttaaattacaaaaaaatatgGTTAATGTTTTACATAAAAGATTTACATAAATGTttttgcctgaagaagacccagcagggtcgaaacgttgccttttgtgcattaaatatatgggagtcaaaagcagtgttgcggacattatatattttttcgaATGTTTTACATCTCTAACATTATTGGGAATTGCCAACTTAAACCTGTGCCAGTGTCATGCTTCAAACAATATATTGGGTATTTCTGACAGCTTCtccatttctgtttgttttatctCATGTTCCTGGTGCCCCCTAGTGGCAAAGCTCCTGAGCTGATCAGTGTTGGATTCGGCATGTGAGGAATATTACTGAGTGTGTTCAAActcagtcattttttttttttttatttttttttttttattaaagacATAATACAAATATACAACTGAAGATAATACAAAAGTGAAACAGTTCGGTTACAATTATACAAAATAAAATTACAAGATGCacaaaacaaagacaacaattaataagtaaaaaaaaaagagaaaaggaaaaagacAATTAACAAGGGGAATTAACAACATTATTGTAATGTTTAAGCAATGTTGTAGCTTTTTTGCTATCCAATCTTTTAACAATTTCAAGAAAGGACTCAAGTTCAGCGCTAAATTGTTGTACATTTGGGGTGGCTAAAGCAAATTTTTGCTTGTGTAGTTCAAACTCAGTCATTTAAGGAGAGCAAACGTACTGCATGACGCCAGCATGCACAGGAATGTGCTATGTGTTTCTCTCACATAATGTCAGAGTTGATAGAAGAAATAAAAGAAACTGACAAAAAGTGTAATTCCCAGCAGGGAGCAGGTGTGTTTGCCCTCCTGTCTTGAGTTTAATACATTGGGACCCATTAGCGATGAGCTGCAGTGGGGATAGAGAGACCACATCAGGCGGAAATGTGACACTCCGTTGTGGTTTGCAAATAGAGCTGTGCTCTGAGAACAGGGCATTGCCAGTGACCTTGCTTGTTGTGTGATGTTTGTTTACAACCTAGGACAGCCAAAGGAAGGAGATACTGTACTTTAAACAACAGCAGGTGttcttggttaaaatataatgtacattgTTTTTGACAAAAGTGATACATACACCCTGAGCTCGTCATTCTCTGGTACAACACATGCCTCCTGCTACAAACTCCACCCCCCGACATGTTCCACTTCCTGCCTTGTCCTCAGCTTGCACTCCACAGACAGACGTTTATCTGTTGTCTCTGTTAAGTTTCTGTTTTGATAGTGGTAACGTTACTTGGGTGAAGTTCGTAGGCTACAGGTAATAGTACTAGTTAGCAAGTTTGTTGCCTACATTGCCCGGTTGTGTGAATACCTGCGGTGTCTGGTTATACAGTAAGTACATGTAAAGACAGAGAAATATGTCTGTTAAGTGTATTATTGGCATGTTAGGCTAATCTGGAGTGTataatgtttaaaatgctaaAGGTTACTAGCCATAAAAGAATCTTGAGTTACTATGATGTTTTGGTTAGTAACGAGAATGTATGTAGGCTATCCTGTCTTATCTTGCTTATGAGATTGATATAAGTAAAATGTGTTGAATGATTGTGAATGATCATGTGattgttattttatgttttttatttattttcaacttTATTCAAGACACAAAGGTCCATAGAGACAACACagtacaaatatataaatataaaacaatacaaaacatttaagaATGATGCAGATGAGGCATCATTTAAAAAACATATACAGGCTTTGGGTCCAATGTTTCCAAAAGCAAGATGTGTACCTTGTGTCACTCTTAGAGACATCAGCTATGGACACAATAATCATATTCTTAGACCCTGTCAGTCTGCACATGAATCTATACATAACATTTCTTAAAACAGCGTTAAAAGTGGGCACATTGTTAGACACAAACATTTCACTGGCACTACTCCACCTAGGGATTTGAAGCACAATTCTCAGTGCATCATTATAAGCCTCTTGaagttttttcatttttgactcACTAAAATTAACCCACAGGTGGGCAGTTTACAGATATATTGTAATGCCATAATGGTTTATTATAATATAAAGAGCTATTTGTTTCTCTATAATTGATCCTTTGCTGATTACATCTCTGCTTCTGGTTTCTTTTAGGAGAGACAGGAGTCATGTGCTCTGGTAAGTGACATGTTAATAACAGCCGTCTAACTGCCATCCATTGCACACCATGTCCATATTTTCTATGCATGTTTTAGAATTCAAATAAAGAACTCTGCATTAATAAACCTCTAACATGCTTCAAAAAATGTAATGACGGATGGAAGTTTCAGAGTCTGTAAACGTGAATGACACAAAGTGAAGTTGTTTCACTTCtgaagactgctttgacacaacagactgggaaatgtttaagcaggcagccacctacaacaaccggacagacatagaggagtatacagacactgtaacctcttacatcaccaagtgcatcgatgatgtgacccacacaaaagacatcatcactcgggctaactggaagccatggctgacaggggatgtcctcaggctgctgagggccagagacaaagcctacagagctggggatgaagctggcatgaaaacagcgagagccaacctgtggcatcaaggaagtggcatcaaggaagcaaaaaaggaatacactcataagataaccacccacttcaaagacagcaggaacgcacaaagcctatggcagagcattcaggccctcacggactacaagcccgcgccacagagctgtgagagcaacatccctctgctcaacaacctgaaccgcttctttgctcgctttgaagcacaaaacagcacctgcccacagaagacacatccccctctacatgagcagcccctgtgcctctctgccgacagcgtaaagaggacacttgctgctatcaacacccgtaaggcaacaggtccagacaacatcccaggtcgcggcggCTGAAGGActggggagcttaaggatgtcttcacagacatctttaacacttccctgaagcaagccatcgtcccatcatgtttcaaagctgccaccatcatacctgtgccgaagaaaactgctccatcctgcttcaatgactaccgccctgtggcactgacacccatcatcatgaagtgcttcgagcggcttgtcatgtcacatatcaaagccattctcccccccaccctggaccccttccagtttgcataccgagccaagcggtctacagaggatgcaatctgctctgccctccacccagccctcacccacctggaaaaaaagagactcatatgtgagattgctgtttatagacttcagttctgcattcaacaccataataccacaacaactcatctgcaaacttgacaaactgggactcagtacctacctctgcaactggctactggacttcctctgtcagaggccccaagtagtaatgcgtgttggcaacaatacctcaagcagcatcacactgagcacagggccccccaaggctggcgtgctcagtccgctgctcttcaccctgctgacgatgactgcactgcaacctacagcaacaatcacataatgaaatttgctgacgacacaactctggtgggtctcatcactaagggcggcgagactcaatacaggttggaggtcgaccatctgaccacgtggtgcagggacaacaacct carries:
- the LOC125292255 gene encoding uncharacterized protein LOC125292255 encodes the protein MASGNTHEGVNNGFELKSTDEIITLSPGDVATLPCHLSPKANALHMEIRWFKGTQCIFLYSNGQETEGPGYKGKVSVNTKALLVGDVSLKMKRTRETDMGPYTCQVISGEHKASARVQLVYRNSSEMFINPFIREETREERYAMKNSVQTLGYTGSRQVTELAKEKDKTVKVKEKLRGSLEKKPQELATPSLKKEMKLEREKQLEERDKQLEEKNKQLEERNKQLEEKMSPAVSELRLVLLGGSTAGKRAAGNTILGTHTHIHRDPAQ